A part of Candidatus Angelobacter sp. genomic DNA contains:
- a CDS encoding choline/ethanolamine kinase family protein, whose amino-acid sequence MHDISNCHPGNQKGYKHPVVDAQDVISFIPQLRGRPVTVVPLDGGLTNRNYRLDTDGESFVLRVAGRDTALLGIDRACEVASSRIAAALGVGPEVVAYLPDHGAMLRRFVPGRTLTAEDVQRPAVLRRLVSALRRYHDGPPAAGRFSPFAIVRNYHALARDRRVTFPDNFGRALERLAVIEQQSKSEDPPCPCHNDLLAANLIDDGATVRIIDWEYSGMGDLFFDLGNLAANNEFDTANERDLIEAYFGEVRPDHLRRLRLMRQASDMREAMWGFLQSALSTLGVDYLAYGRKHLERFLQRET is encoded by the coding sequence TTGCATGATATTTCAAACTGTCACCCGGGCAATCAAAAAGGATACAAACACCCTGTTGTGGACGCGCAGGACGTCATTTCATTCATCCCGCAGTTGCGCGGCCGGCCGGTAACGGTAGTGCCGCTCGACGGTGGCCTCACGAACCGCAACTATCGTCTGGACACCGACGGCGAGAGTTTTGTGCTGCGTGTGGCGGGCAGGGACACCGCGCTGCTCGGCATTGACCGCGCCTGCGAAGTCGCGTCCTCGCGCATCGCCGCGGCACTGGGCGTCGGGCCGGAGGTGGTCGCTTATCTGCCGGACCACGGCGCGATGCTCCGTCGCTTCGTGCCCGGACGAACGCTCACCGCTGAAGATGTCCAACGGCCCGCGGTCCTGCGCCGACTGGTGAGCGCTCTCCGCCGGTACCACGATGGACCACCGGCCGCGGGAAGGTTTTCACCATTTGCGATCGTCCGCAATTACCACGCGCTCGCCCGGGACAGACGGGTCACCTTTCCCGATAATTTCGGCCGGGCCCTGGAACGGCTTGCCGTCATCGAACAGCAATCAAAGAGCGAGGACCCGCCGTGTCCGTGCCACAACGATTTGCTGGCGGCGAATCTAATCGACGACGGCGCCACGGTGCGGATCATCGACTGGGAGTACAGCGGGATGGGCGATCTCTTCTTCGATCTTGGCAACCTTGCGGCAAACAATGAGTTTGATACCGCGAACGAACGGGATCTGATCGAAGCGTACTTCGGCGAGGTGCGCCCAGATCACCTGCGGCGCTTGCGGCTGATGCGACAGGCCTCCGATATGCGCGAGGCGATGTGGGGGTTTCTCCAGTCCGCGCTTTCGACGCTCGGCGTTGACTACCTCGCGTATGGTCGAAAGCACCTGGAACGCTTTTTACAACGAGAGACCTGA